The Salicibibacter halophilus DNA window GGCAATAGCTTTTCTTGTACGAACGGGCGTGTGTAGACATTTGCGCTAAACTTTTCCGGATAATTTTTAGCTTCCAGTGCCCAGTCCGTCCGCGACATTTTATATTGGCCGTTTTGGAGGGAGAGGTCCCCGTCTGAATGGACAATCAATTTTTCCCTTCGACCATCCGCGCTATAAAATAAATGGGTGTGGTCTTCCGAGGCTTCGAGGAACGCCCCGGCATCATGTGCTTGCTCCACTTTCGCTTTCCCGGCGGCAAACGATGCTCTTACCTGATTATTGCCCTCGATCAATTGTGTCCAAGTATCGGTCATCAGTTGGCGAAACAGCGGTTGTTGCGGATCAATAAGCACAAGGCCTTGCCTACGGAAAAGCCAAAGCATTACTTCCGCAAAAAAATCGGAGACGGTGGAAGATTTTTTTGCGAAAGACGCCAGTTGATTATGCAATTTTCGTGAATACGGCGTTTCCCGATAGTTGAGAAACACGGTATGTAACCACCGCTGCATGGCAGGAAGATCAATGGGTTGTTCAGAGACAGGGGCGCCGGTATTCGTGCGCCCTTCATATTTTATTTTTGATAGCTTCCCATCATTGCCGTGAACGTAAATGTGATTAACTTCCTCCCAATCGTGGTCTTCACCGGCAATCCAAAATACCGGAATAACGGGAACCCCCAAATTCTTTTCTTCTTCTTTCGCTTTTAACAACACAGTGAGCGCCTTGGAAACCGTATAAATCGGCCCCGTTAACAAACCGGCCTGTTGCCCGCCGACAACCGCAACGCTTCGTTCATCTTGAAGTTTATCAATTTGTTCGAGTGCCTTCTCTCGATGTTCATATTTTTTGTGATATTGGTAAAGCGCATTTCGCAAATGCTCACGTTTAAAATCGTAGTTCTGCAACTCACGACAGCGCCTTTCCTCCTCTCCAAAAGGAGGATAATCGTAAAATGCCCGAATGGTTGGATCCCCTTGAGCATAACGATGGGCCCACCCCTGAAGTTGCACGGGGAATGATTCTACCGTCATGTTTACCGACCTTTCTTCTATTCTAAGAGATGTATAAAAGCTGCAGCTAGTTTGGTTTGGCACATGCGTATGTATAAAGTGAAATGGGATGCGCCACTAGGGATCTTCAATGTGCAGACACCGGAATGTGCGACACCCATTATCTGACGCTCCTGCTTTGAAGGAGCCAAAATGAGCATAGCAAAAAAAAGAAACCAGGGAAAGAAAGACACATTGATGAAGAGAGGAGTATTTTCTCCCCCCCTGCCCGTTAACCCCTTCATGTAAGCCTTGGGTAGCATTTGATTTTAGTGTAGCACAAGAACCATACGTTTGCTTATGATCTGCTTGATACGAATGGAAATCCCGTTCCACTACGCATCGCGGAGCACGGGATTTTTGTTTAAGGATATTGCTCAGGCAGACAGAACCGGCAATTCTTTCATTTTTTCGCGGGAATCTAGGTCTCTTTTTCTCCCTTCCATTCCCTTGCTCTATCCAGCAAGGATAAAAATGATTTGTAATCGTCACGCAAGCGCTCCAATTCTTGTTGCAAGTTTTCTTTTTCAAACGTTAACGCCTGGGTTTTTTCCTGTTCTTTTGCAAGCGATTCTTGCAACGAGCTGTTGTCTCGCTCCTCCTTTTCCAGTTTTCTTAAATAAGTGATGACATCTCCTAAATTTAAACTTTGGTCCGTTTCGGCCTGCCTTTGTTTATGTTTCGGTGTACTTGGCGCAGGAGAAGGATCTTCTGCCGAAATGGCTTCTATCTTTTTATCGTTCCCATGTTTTTTCTTTTGTTGCTTTGCGATTTTCACCGCCTCATCATACTTCTTTCGAATGGTCGCATTCCAACGAAAACCGCATGCCGCCGAGGTCCGTTCCAACTTTTTGCCTACTTCTTCGAACGCTTGTAATTGGGTCCTTCCCTCGCGAATGTTTTTGAGCACAATATCCGCTAACATCAAGTCTTCCTCTTCACTCCATGCGTCCTGCCTCAATGCAGTCATTCCATTTCCCTCCAATACTTTAATAAAATGAGATTTCCATGGTAAAAATGTACGCCAGATAAGACCGTCACGCCCTGCGGCAACGCCGGCACTAGCACATCTTGCGCGGGATAAATCGATCACGATTCATAGAATTCATTTACGGCTTATCACTCATTATGTACGTTTATGCGCGACTCTATCCTTCTATGATTGAAATTTCAGTTGTTTGGAAGAAAATAGAGCATGCTTACATGCTAGACCTAATTTTGGGGTAGCAGTTAGGGGTGGAAAATAATGGAGCGGCGATCGTCCCGATACACCAAAAAAATCTTGCCTTTCACAGACAAGATCAATTTTCACTGGGGCTAAATAAACGAAAAACCCTCGTTTTTATCCAACAAGGGTTTCTTTCATTTAATCTTTCGCTTCGGTCACTTCTTCCCCTTTGTACGTTCCGCATGATTTGCATACGCGGTGGGATTTTTTCAACTCTCCGCATTCCGGGCATTTCACCATGCCGGGAACATCCAGTTTGAAGTGTGTTCTCCGTTGTCTTTTTACCGTTTTAGACGTGCGTCTTTTTGGTACGGCCATTTCTGCCACCTCCTTCTAACGATTAATCCTCTTCTCTAAAGAACTTAGCCAAATCTGCCAAGCGAGGATCAACGTTGTCTTTTGCATCCGAATCTTCTCTTTCTTCCCTGTTTACAACGTCCCAATCGGTACCGGACTGTGGAGCCGGCCCTTCTTTTTTTGCTGTGTTTATCACTCGCATGGGAATGGCCAATAAAATATGTTCCTTAATGTATGGAAGCAAGTCCACATACCCATTCTCCGGAGCATTCACGGTTTCATCACCTTCTGGGACTTCCCATCCATCAAGCCGGAAACTTTCAACCGTTGAAAGATCAAAAGGAACGTCGGTATCGGCCAATGTGTTGGAATCCGGCAAGGTCATCGTCCCCTGAACCGTCAGATGAAAATGAGCGTGTTGATTTTCGATCTCAACATTGCCGGTCACATGAGCTTTTGAAATGGCTATTAATTCTTTATCCCGCTCTGTAAGTTCACTTACATCAACGTGACGATCAATTTCAATGCCAGTTGCACTGTTAGCCAATAGTTGTTGAATCGTCCAGCGCAATTGCTTCACCTCAAGACAACAAAAATAATTATAGCGGTCCTATTCATGATTTGTCAACATAATTTCTTTACATTATACTGGGCGTAGTGAACGCTCGATACACTAACCATTAGTGTAACATATCGCATCCTTAATCGCGAAAAACCATCTCGCCAAAAACGCCGAAAGGAGAGAAGCAGACGGTTGCGTCCTTCCCCGCCCGCAACAACGTTCTGTACGTATGTTTATGAAATCCGTCGGTCTCATTGTTGAATACAACCCTTTACATAACGGACATGCTTATCATTTGCAAGCTTCAAAAAAAGCTTCCGGAGCCGATGTTGCCATCTGTGTCATGAGCGGCTACTTTTTACAGCGTGGCGAACCGGCAAGCTTCTCGCGCCGCACGCGAACCGAAATGGCGCTGGCAGCAGGGGCGGACCTCGTGGTTGAGCTCCCCTATGCCTACTCTACCCAGCATGCCCATTGGTTTGCCAGAGGCGCCGTCTCCATTCTCGACGATTTGTTCGCCGATGAATTTTATTTTGGCAGTGAGGCAGGGTCTATTCAAAATTTCCATGAACTTGACGCCTTTATGCAAAATCACCACTCCCCACTGCAAAAAAATGTACGTGACCATTTAGCGAGTGGCGTTTCTTTTCCTGCCGCACAAGCGAAAGCCTTTCATGACGTCGACCCGCCCGAACACCTTCCCGATTTATCGAAGCCAAACAACATCCTCGGGTATCATTACGTCAAAGCCGCCCGTCAATTGGGAGCAACGATCAACGCCAATACGATCCCCCGCATCCACGCCCAATATCATGACGAAGTTTTACCGGAGGGGCAATCGATTGCTAGCGCGACCGCGATTCGCAAAATCCTTTCCAAACATGCAGACGTAAGCCTGATTCGTCCCTATGTGCCGCCAATGGTTTATGAAAAAATGGAACAATTTTACGAAAAAGGGCAGCCGATGCACACATGGAATGATTACTACCAATTCTTGCAATTGTTGCTGAGCACACGCTCTTCCGATGCCCTTGCCCAAATATATGAAGCGGAGGAAGGGCTTGAGAATCGATTTATAAAAACCGCCTTAAAACAACCAACCTTCCAGAACTTCATGAATACAGCAAAAACAAAACGCTACACTTGGACACGCCTCCAACGTTTGGCTGTACACATGCTTACCGGCACGACCAAAACAGATATCGACAAAGTTTTCGGGAGTGAGGCGCGCCCCCGTGACATTCGTATCCTCGGATTCAATGAACCCGGACGGAAGTATTTGAACGCAGTTAAAAACCGCACGCCATTATCGTTGTATAATCGCCCTCCGAAGAGGAAAAACACCCAACAAACGCTGGACGAACGAGCGGCACGGGCGTATTTCGCAATTTTAAGCGGAACGAAAAGAGTCGAGAAATGGCAGGACGAATATGCCCAACCACCGGTGTATTTGGAGAAGGAAGACTAGTGTAACGTTTCAAAAGTCCTTTCTCTGATAGACAACCCAACGGGATCCGCGGCAAGTTTGACCTTGTCTATCGTTCTACTTTCGGGGATTGCTCGGATTTTAGATCGATAAAAGTCGCCCAAATTCATGGAGTATGTGGCGACGGGGCCGAGCCCTAGAGGGATCGGGGCGCCCAGCGCTTGCAGGCAGTCTTTGCCCCATTTTCTAACCTTCATCCTCCAAGTATTCAACGGCGTCTTGAAGCTCCAGTACAGGAACGATCGCCATCGATGTGTCAATGTCCGCTGCGGCTTCCACTGCCATTTCATAGTCGGATGTATCACTTAAACCGGTGTCTTGTGGCGCAAAAAAGACATCAATGCCCGCATTATCCGCGGCCACCACTTTTTGGCCAACACCGCCGATACGCCCCACGTTCCCTTCCTCATCTATCGAGCCGGTGCCGGCAATGTTCAAACCATACGTTAAATCCTCTTCGACCAGTTGATTATACATTTCGAGGGCAAACATTAACCCCGCCGATGGTCCGCCGATATCGCCGGTTTCCATGGTTACATCGGGTTCAAACTCCCGTTGATTGACGGGAAATTCAATCCCGAGTCCAACCGTCGGTTCATTTGCATGATTCATCTCTTCCGGAAACTCCACCATCTCTACATCCAACTCCATGGCACTGCCTTCCCGATTAACACTCAACTGTGCATAATCTCCCGCTTCTTTTTCCGCCAGTGACTCGTTCAATTCGTCAATATTGCCTATGGTTTCACCTTCAACGGCAGTAATAACATCCCCGGATTCCAGCTCCTCTTCGGCACCCATTCCGTCCACAAACTGTGTGACGAGCACCCCATTTTCATGCACTTCAGCCCCGGCTGCTTCATAAGCCGCGATTGTAGCCGCGTGCTGGGATTGTTGCATCGCGTGCAATTGCCGGTTATGGTAGTCATCATCCGTTTCCCCTTCCATGCGAACTGCCTCTTCAGGTGTTAGTACCCGGTACGGACTTAAAAATGACCACGCATAAAGAATCAGGTTGGCTTGGCTTTGCCGAATCGTTGTTAAGTAAAATTCCCCTTCTTCTCCAGTCCCATCTTCTACCGTAATGAATTCATTCAATCCTACGGCATCTCCTGGTTGAGAATAATAATATGGCATCGGAATTTGATAGACCAACAATAAAACGATCACGAGCCCTGCAATCAACCATGTTCTTGAAAACCTTCGCTCTTTCCTTTCCTCACTCACGATCTTTTCCCCTTCCATGCCTCAATCTTTTCCCGGATTTGCGGCAGCTGGCGCAATGCTTCTTCCCGTCCTTGTTGAATGAGCGATTCCGTATCATCAAAGACAATCGCATTATTCCCCTGGATGATCGGTTTCATAAGAATATCCGCGTTAATTTTTTTGGCTTTGACGAGTTCCCGAGCCATAATTTCCATGCTTTGCATAATGACATCATAAATCGACGACGTCGATGGACTTTCGGGAAAATAAGAAACATCGACCGCGATAACGAGATCTGCCCCCATGTCGGTTGTAATTTTTGCCGGAACGCGATCGATCACTCCTCCGTCTACGAGCAGATAATCATCGTATCGGACCGGGACGAAAATGCCGGGGATGGAAATGCTGGCTCTCAAGGCTTTCGCGATAGAGCCCTCCGTAAAAAGAACCCTCTCCCCACTGTTCAGATCTGTCGTGACCACAGTAACGGGCGTATCCAGGTTTTCCAGCATTTCCCCTTTCGTCAACATATAAAATAATTCTTCCAAACGTTTGCCGCTCACAAGTCCCATTTTCGGGACCGTGAAATCAATATAATATTTTCTGCGAAACAGACTTGCCAATTGTTTTAAATCATCAGCGGTTCGCCCAAGAGCGGCTAATGTTCCAATAACCGCCCCCACGCTGCTTCCGGCGATAAAATCGATCGGAATGCCTTCTTCCTCAAGCACCTCCAACACTCCGATATGCGCGAATCCGCGAGAGCCTCCTGAACCTAGCGCGAGGCCGACGGACGGTTGATCGTTCAAAATGGTCTCCTCCTTGAATCGAGGTGTTGCTTTGTGACTCCATACTTAAATGGTCTAAATTGAAACGTTCTCTCGTATTGTAGTAATGAAGAACCTGTCCCATCACCGGAAGGAGAAAAAAGATGACACGTTCCCACTGGCAGTCCCTATTGCTGGGCATAAGCGCGGTAATTCTTGCAACTTCCCTTATGGTCTTTCCACAAGAGGCTTTTGATGCATCCTTACGAGGCCTTTCCATCTGGTGGGATGTCGTCTTTCCTTCTTTGCTTCCTTTTTTTATTATATCAGAATTACTGATTTCGTTTGGAGTCGTAAGCTTTCTCGGCGCATTTATGGAACCATTTATGCGCCCGCTATTTAAAGTTCCCGGGACCGGGGGATTTGTGTGGGCCATGGGGATCGCGAGCGGCTACCCTGCCGGTGCCAAAATGACTACGCGATTATGGAAAGATAAACGGATCACGACCATCGAAGCCGAACGGCTTGTTTCTTTTACGAACGCTTCGAACCCGTTGTTTTTATTTGGGGCCATTGCCGTCGGTTTTTTTCATGATCCCGCCCTTGGCATCCTGCTAGCTGTTGCGCATTATGGAGCAAATTTTTTCGTAGGGATTATCATGCGATTCCATGGAAAGGAGGAGGCTTCTTCACGCTCAAAAAAAAAGCTCGCCCTCCCTTCCGTGAAAGCGGCTTTTCAAATGCTTCACGAGGAACGATTGCGCGATGATCGGCCGATCGGGAAAATATTAGGCGACGCGGTCCAATCTTCTGTGCAAACGCTGCTCATGATCGGCGGTTTTATCATTTTGTTCTCGGTGATCAATGAAATTTTGTCACTCCTTAACGTAACCGCCGTCCTCGCCATGATCGTCGGCGTGATCTTGGCTGTCTTTCAGTTTTCATCCGAACTTAGCGTACCGATGATCTCCGGTTTGTTTGAAATGACCCTCGGCAGCCAACTGGCGAGCCTTACCGATGCACCGCTGAAACAAAAGATCATCATTACGAGCTTCATGCTTGCATTTGCCGGTTTTTCCGCGCAGGCACAAGCAGGGAGTTTAATGGCAGAAACCGATATAAGGTTTCGTCCTTTCTTCATTGCCCGTTGTTTACAAGGAGTCATTGCCGCTATTCTCACCTACTTATGCTGGAATGCATTATACCGGCCTGATGGCATCGCCGTTTTCACGGGGTGGGGCCATCCAACGGTTATCCGGGAAATATGGGAGATGTTCCTTTTGGGCTCCCCCTACTTCACACTTGGAATGTTGGTGATATCCATCTGTATTTTTCATAAGCGAAGAATGAAGGCATCCATTTAAGGCACGTTATACCTCTGTTTTAATGCATCTTCGACGTGCGAAGGCACCAGTCCATTTACATCGCCTTTATTTTTCGCCACTTCTTTTACAATGCTAGAGCTTAAGTATGAATACTGGTTATTTGTCATCATGAAAAAGGTTTCGATGTCCTTGTCCATCTTTCGGTTAATGGACGTCGATTGCATTTCGTATTCAAAGTCGGTGACCGCCCGCAATCCGCGCACAATCACATTTGCATTTTTCGAACGCACATAATTAACCAAAAGTCCGTCAAAAGAATCCACTTCGACGTTGGGATAATCCCGGAAAGATTCTTGCAATAATTCCACTCGCTCTTCAATATTAAAGAGCGGGGTTTTGTTTCTATTAATCAGCACGGCGACAATCACTTTATCAAATATTTTTGTGCTTCGTTCAATGATGTCAAGATGTCCGTTTGTCACCGGATCAAAACTGCCCGGGGCCACTGCTATTGTTGTCATCCTTGTTCGTTCCTTTCCATGTTTGGAGTGGTAAAAATACTGATTTGCGTATCTCCGAAGGTTTTCGTTCGGGATTTTGAAAAATTGCCGATCTCCTGAGCCAGATTCAAAGAGGAAGCATGTTCCGCAACAATAACCGTTTCGGGAGTGACGATCTCCAAGTCTTGGATAAGCGTAATGTCCCTTTCAAGTTGCTGCTGCTTATAAGGCGGATCCAAGAGAATGAGCGAACATTTTCTCTTTTCATGGAGAAGCTTCTTTGCCATTCGCACGGCCCCTTGCTTGTAGATGTGGGCCTGGCCTTCAAAATGGCACTTTCTTGCATTTTCCCGGATAACCTTGATGGCAGCACCGGAAGTATCGGAAAAATACATCTCATCGATCCCGCGGCTGAGCGCTTCCATTCCCAGCGCCCCGCTCCCTGCGTATAAGTCAACGCCCGTCCCGCCTTGAAAATAAGGACCGATCATTTGAAAAAGCGCTTCTTTTACGCGGTCGGAAGTTGGGCGCGTTTCTGACCCCGGGACAGCTTTAAGCCGTATTCCTTTTCTGCTCCCTGCAATGATACGCATCACTTCGCCGCCTTTCCTTATTCGATTCCATCCTACCATATTCGACAAACAGGTGTCAGAGGCAAAAGGACAGTGAAAATTATCGGGGCGAACGGCAACATGTATGCCATCTGTGTCTCGGAAACTTCGGCTAAATCGAGATTTAATATTTTCTTCGGATGTCTGTGTATATTTCCTATCGGACGGGGCTAGACTATGGATAGCAACATGATCCCATGTTGCAGATAACCGCGGAGAACGCTTACATTTCCCCATAAGCGCTTCCTCCGGTTTCTCCTCTCCCATTGCCTGTAATGTTTACAACAGGCGCCGCGTACCGGATTGGTGCGCGGTTTTTTATTTTCTCTCCCCCTGTACCGCCACAAAAACAAAGCCCGGCGAGGATTTATTCGCCAGGCCTTATGCCAACCTATACGTGAACATTGTCAGCCTTTGTTTGAGATACCTTGGAAGCACTCGGCTCCTTATTAAAATTCATATCCAACTGCGGCCGTTTCGACCACTCTACTTCGGTTACAAATGATAATCGTTCAATTTGTTCACTTAGATGCTTTGCTTCCTTCTGATCGCAATAAAGCATTGCGTACTTCATTTTCTTGGAGACATATTGCACATGCCCATACGTTCGAAGCTGGCGCACATGTTTCATGGACCGGAACCAAACGACCAA harbors:
- the bshC gene encoding bacillithiol biosynthesis cysteine-adding enzyme BshC, producing the protein MTVESFPVQLQGWAHRYAQGDPTIRAFYDYPPFGEEERRCRELQNYDFKREHLRNALYQYHKKYEHREKALEQIDKLQDERSVAVVGGQQAGLLTGPIYTVSKALTVLLKAKEEEKNLGVPVIPVFWIAGEDHDWEEVNHIYVHGNDGKLSKIKYEGRTNTGAPVSEQPIDLPAMQRWLHTVFLNYRETPYSRKLHNQLASFAKKSSTVSDFFAEVMLWLFRRQGLVLIDPQQPLFRQLMTDTWTQLIEGNNQVRASFAAGKAKVEQAHDAGAFLEASEDHTHLFYSADGRREKLIVHSDGDLSLQNGQYKMSRTDWALEAKNYPEKFSANVYTRPFVQEKLLPVLTFVAGPGEAAYWSMVGPLFHHFGRRVPPVAPRDHHTYVDRKSEKTMNAETLSVHKVANEGATEYAHDLEGKTRQLDTENLFQKSLAVAGEGQQMLANALYELAPSEEKYADKNYQRLQQVLKELQERIEQKQLEAIKPRVDNVKQLEKRLFPNAQPQERVLNIMQFLNEYGEERVLSLFEQTESETFSHRFMYF
- a CDS encoding RsfA family transcriptional regulator; translated protein: MTALRQDAWSEEEDLMLADIVLKNIREGRTQLQAFEEVGKKLERTSAACGFRWNATIRKKYDEAVKIAKQQKKKHGNDKKIEAISAEDPSPAPSTPKHKQRQAETDQSLNLGDVITYLRKLEKEERDNSSLQESLAKEQEKTQALTFEKENLQQELERLRDDYKSFLSLLDRAREWKGEKET
- the rpmF gene encoding 50S ribosomal protein L32 — protein: MAVPKRRTSKTVKRQRRTHFKLDVPGMVKCPECGELKKSHRVCKSCGTYKGEEVTEAKD
- a CDS encoding YceD family protein, with the protein product MRWTIQQLLANSATGIEIDRHVDVSELTERDKELIAISKAHVTGNVEIENQHAHFHLTVQGTMTLPDSNTLADTDVPFDLSTVESFRLDGWEVPEGDETVNAPENGYVDLLPYIKEHILLAIPMRVINTAKKEGPAPQSGTDWDVVNREEREDSDAKDNVDPRLADLAKFFREED
- a CDS encoding nucleotidyltransferase, whose protein sequence is MKSVGLIVEYNPLHNGHAYHLQASKKASGADVAICVMSGYFLQRGEPASFSRRTRTEMALAAGADLVVELPYAYSTQHAHWFARGAVSILDDLFADEFYFGSEAGSIQNFHELDAFMQNHHSPLQKNVRDHLASGVSFPAAQAKAFHDVDPPEHLPDLSKPNNILGYHYVKAARQLGATINANTIPRIHAQYHDEVLPEGQSIASATAIRKILSKHADVSLIRPYVPPMVYEKMEQFYEKGQPMHTWNDYYQFLQLLLSTRSSDALAQIYEAEEGLENRFIKTALKQPTFQNFMNTAKTKRYTWTRLQRLAVHMLTGTTKTDIDKVFGSEARPRDIRILGFNEPGRKYLNAVKNRTPLSLYNRPPKRKNTQQTLDERAARAYFAILSGTKRVEKWQDEYAQPPVYLEKED
- a CDS encoding YlbL family protein — protein: MSEERKERRFSRTWLIAGLVIVLLLVYQIPMPYYYSQPGDAVGLNEFITVEDGTGEEGEFYLTTIRQSQANLILYAWSFLSPYRVLTPEEAVRMEGETDDDYHNRQLHAMQQSQHAATIAAYEAAGAEVHENGVLVTQFVDGMGAEEELESGDVITAVEGETIGNIDELNESLAEKEAGDYAQLSVNREGSAMELDVEMVEFPEEMNHANEPTVGLGIEFPVNQREFEPDVTMETGDIGGPSAGLMFALEMYNQLVEEDLTYGLNIAGTGSIDEEGNVGRIGGVGQKVVAADNAGIDVFFAPQDTGLSDTSDYEMAVEAAADIDTSMAIVPVLELQDAVEYLEDEG
- a CDS encoding patatin-like phospholipase family protein, which produces MNDQPSVGLALGSGGSRGFAHIGVLEVLEEEGIPIDFIAGSSVGAVIGTLAALGRTADDLKQLASLFRRKYYIDFTVPKMGLVSGKRLEELFYMLTKGEMLENLDTPVTVVTTDLNSGERVLFTEGSIAKALRASISIPGIFVPVRYDDYLLVDGGVIDRVPAKITTDMGADLVIAVDVSYFPESPSTSSIYDVIMQSMEIMARELVKAKKINADILMKPIIQGNNAIVFDDTESLIQQGREEALRQLPQIREKIEAWKGKRS
- the ylbJ gene encoding sporulation integral membrane protein YlbJ, with the translated sequence MTRSHWQSLLLGISAVILATSLMVFPQEAFDASLRGLSIWWDVVFPSLLPFFIISELLISFGVVSFLGAFMEPFMRPLFKVPGTGGFVWAMGIASGYPAGAKMTTRLWKDKRITTIEAERLVSFTNASNPLFLFGAIAVGFFHDPALGILLAVAHYGANFFVGIIMRFHGKEEASSRSKKKLALPSVKAAFQMLHEERLRDDRPIGKILGDAVQSSVQTLLMIGGFIILFSVINEILSLLNVTAVLAMIVGVILAVFQFSSELSVPMISGLFEMTLGSQLASLTDAPLKQKIIITSFMLAFAGFSAQAQAGSLMAETDIRFRPFFIARCLQGVIAAILTYLCWNALYRPDGIAVFTGWGHPTVIREIWEMFLLGSPYFTLGMLVISICIFHKRRMKASI
- the coaD gene encoding pantetheine-phosphate adenylyltransferase, translating into MTTIAVAPGSFDPVTNGHLDIIERSTKIFDKVIVAVLINRNKTPLFNIEERVELLQESFRDYPNVEVDSFDGLLVNYVRSKNANVIVRGLRAVTDFEYEMQSTSINRKMDKDIETFFMMTNNQYSYLSSSIVKEVAKNKGDVNGLVPSHVEDALKQRYNVP
- the rsmD gene encoding 16S rRNA (guanine(966)-N(2))-methyltransferase RsmD, giving the protein MVGWNRIRKGGEVMRIIAGSRKGIRLKAVPGSETRPTSDRVKEALFQMIGPYFQGGTGVDLYAGSGALGMEALSRGIDEMYFSDTSGAAIKVIRENARKCHFEGQAHIYKQGAVRMAKKLLHEKRKCSLILLDPPYKQQQLERDITLIQDLEIVTPETVIVAEHASSLNLAQEIGNFSKSRTKTFGDTQISIFTTPNMERNEQG
- a CDS encoding YlbG family protein — encoded protein: MYEQRQGLVVWFRSMKHVRQLRTYGHVQYVSKKMKYAMLYCDQKEAKHLSEQIERLSFVTEVEWSKRPQLDMNFNKEPSASKVSQTKADNVHV